Proteins encoded by one window of Salmonirosea aquatica:
- a CDS encoding GtrA family protein: MKQSAVMSTESRTKFLNRKDLIAYFLVAGTGAIVQLVCSSLIQDWFDLTLTQSVWPSYIVSFGVGFVLTKFFAFDARRTNQTRREMVKFVMVAIFSGFVMDLAVRFAVFIANSNFDLIEYQIPHSKKIVDVTGLICYVFGMGCSFISNYTLHKTFTFQSTGFYDRLKTLIK, translated from the coding sequence ATGAAACAGAGCGCCGTAATGTCAACCGAGTCAAGAACTAAATTCCTCAATCGTAAAGACCTAATTGCTTATTTTCTGGTTGCCGGTACGGGTGCTATTGTCCAGTTGGTGTGCAGCAGTTTGATTCAGGACTGGTTTGATTTAACGCTAACTCAGTCGGTTTGGCCCTCTTATATTGTTTCGTTCGGAGTGGGCTTTGTACTTACCAAATTTTTTGCCTTTGACGCCCGCCGCACCAATCAAACCCGCCGTGAAATGGTGAAGTTTGTGATGGTTGCGATTTTCTCAGGCTTTGTGATGGATTTGGCCGTTCGATTTGCCGTATTCATTGCCAACTCCAATTTTGATCTGATCGAATATCAAATCCCGCATTCCAAGAAGATAGTTGATGTCACTGGATTGATTTGCTATGTGTTTGGCATGGGATGTAGCTTTATCAGCAACTATACCTTGCACAAAACCTTTACTTTTCAAAGTACCGGCTTTTACGACCGCCTGAAAACACTTATTAAATAG
- a CDS encoding copper resistance protein NlpE — protein sequence MKNVWLMLGFVAFVLGSCTSSTNSASNSTDTTITQSVTDQDRSLPDSADYAGTYTGVLPCADCEGIQTEITLHTDKSFIKKTTYLGKKESAVFEKKGTYAWDVSSRTIELKGIEGPNRYTVGENTLTQLDMSGKKVEGSMANLYVLKK from the coding sequence ATGAAAAATGTCTGGCTGATGCTTGGCTTTGTGGCCTTTGTTTTGGGAAGTTGTACTTCCTCAACCAATTCAGCATCCAATTCCACAGATACTACTATCACCCAATCGGTTACTGATCAGGATCGGTCTTTGCCTGACTCTGCCGACTACGCAGGTACCTACACAGGCGTACTTCCCTGCGCCGATTGTGAGGGTATACAAACTGAAATCACCCTGCACACGGACAAATCCTTCATAAAGAAGACGACCTACCTGGGAAAAAAGGAAAGCGCCGTTTTTGAAAAAAAAGGTACCTATGCCTGGGACGTATCAAGTCGCACGATTGAGCTGAAAGGCATTGAAGGCCCCAATCGATATACTGTGGGTGAGAATACCCTGACGCAGTTGGACATGTCGGGAAAAAAGGTGGAAGGATCTATGGCCAATCTCTACGTATTGAAAAAATAA
- a CDS encoding porin family protein, which translates to MKKLFIVAVATLLSFAATAQEYDPFFRLGLKAGVNLSNIRGNDLSLGSGSTGFDFKNNDNRSTGFAGGIFMRFGREFYVQPEIMLSQKGGKFDVYKTGLTNDEGELDVRFSNLDIPVLLGYRIAKIFRINVGPVASFRLSDSGKISDSFNKYTEGNTEATFDNNVAIGYQAGIGLDFGRLSLDVRYEGNVNDVVNINYNNASTASKFGKKSNLFQATLGFAIL; encoded by the coding sequence AGGAATATGATCCTTTCTTCCGCCTGGGTCTTAAAGCCGGGGTAAATTTATCCAACATCCGGGGCAATGACCTCTCACTGGGCTCAGGTAGCACGGGCTTCGACTTCAAAAACAATGACAATCGTTCTACCGGGTTTGCCGGAGGTATTTTCATGCGGTTCGGACGCGAGTTCTACGTACAGCCCGAAATAATGCTCTCCCAAAAAGGAGGTAAATTCGACGTGTACAAGACCGGATTAACCAACGATGAGGGCGAGTTGGACGTGCGTTTCAGTAATCTGGACATTCCTGTATTGTTGGGTTATCGCATCGCCAAAATCTTCCGGATCAACGTGGGACCCGTAGCTTCATTCCGCTTATCGGATAGCGGAAAAATCAGCGATTCGTTCAATAAGTACACCGAAGGGAATACCGAAGCTACTTTTGATAATAACGTAGCGATTGGGTACCAGGCGGGTATTGGACTGGACTTCGGACGCCTAAGCCTGGATGTGCGCTATGAGGGCAATGTGAACGATGTTGTCAACATTAACTACAACAACGCCAGCACGGCCTCCAAATTCGGCAAAAAGAGCAACCTGTTCCAGGCTACCCTGGGTTTTGCTATTCTGTAA
- a CDS encoding acetyl-CoA C-acyltransferase — MQEEVFIVANARTPIGSFGGTLASISATELGGKAIRGALEKIGLDPSLIEEVYMGNVVSANLGQAPARQAALSAGLAKETICTTVNKVCASSMKAAALAAQSIRLGDAGLLVAGGMESMSQAPFYLPKARYGYGYGNGEVVDGLARDGLVDAYDCIAMGVCGDRTAAQREITRQQQDKYAIRSYRRSAEATEKGYLKEEIVPVEVPQRKGETLIMQEDEEYKRVNFDKIPTLRPAFSAEGTVTAANASTINDGGVALILASGSKVKELNLTPLARIVACADAEQEPVWFTTTPIAATRKVLKKAGLTLGDMDYFEVNEAFSVVVLAYMKELGISADQINLFGGAVSLGHPLGVSGARIMGTLLNVLRHKQGRYGLAAICNGGGGASAVILERV, encoded by the coding sequence ATGCAGGAGGAAGTATTCATAGTAGCAAACGCCCGGACACCCATCGGCAGTTTTGGAGGTACCCTGGCTTCGATTTCAGCCACCGAACTGGGCGGAAAAGCGATTCGGGGCGCTCTGGAAAAGATCGGACTTGATCCATCACTCATTGAAGAGGTGTACATGGGCAACGTCGTGTCGGCCAATCTGGGACAGGCACCGGCCCGTCAGGCAGCTTTATCAGCCGGCCTTGCCAAAGAGACTATTTGCACGACGGTCAATAAAGTATGCGCGTCCAGTATGAAAGCAGCGGCATTGGCCGCGCAGTCCATTCGCCTTGGCGACGCTGGGCTGCTTGTGGCTGGAGGAATGGAAAGCATGTCCCAAGCCCCATTCTACCTACCCAAGGCACGTTACGGGTATGGCTACGGAAACGGCGAAGTGGTGGATGGCCTGGCGCGGGATGGACTAGTGGATGCCTACGACTGCATCGCTATGGGAGTATGCGGCGACCGAACGGCGGCGCAGCGCGAAATCACGCGGCAACAGCAGGACAAATATGCCATCCGCTCATACCGACGCAGCGCCGAGGCTACCGAGAAAGGCTATCTGAAAGAAGAAATCGTGCCCGTAGAGGTACCTCAGCGTAAGGGCGAAACTCTGATCATGCAGGAGGACGAAGAATACAAACGGGTGAATTTTGACAAGATACCTACCCTGCGTCCGGCTTTCTCGGCGGAGGGTACCGTTACGGCGGCCAATGCATCGACCATCAACGACGGTGGGGTAGCGCTCATCCTGGCGAGCGGGAGCAAAGTAAAAGAGCTGAACCTGACCCCACTGGCCCGCATAGTTGCTTGTGCCGATGCTGAACAGGAGCCTGTCTGGTTCACTACCACGCCCATCGCCGCCACGCGTAAAGTGCTTAAAAAAGCAGGATTGACGCTGGGTGATATGGATTACTTTGAAGTAAACGAGGCCTTTTCAGTCGTTGTGCTGGCCTATATGAAGGAACTTGGGATAAGTGCCGATCAAATTAATCTTTTTGGAGGAGCAGTGTCGTTGGGACATCCGCTGGGTGTATCAGGTGCGCGTATCATGGGTACCCTCCTAAATGTATTGCGCCACAAACAAGGCAGGTATGGATTGGCGGCCATCTGTAACGGCGGCGGAGGGGCTTCGGCTGTAATTCTTGAGCGTGTTTAG